Part of the Tolypothrix sp. PCC 7910 genome, AGCTTCCCCATTAGTGAGTTAAAGATTGACCGTTCCTTTGTTAATCCTATGACTACAAATAAACGCAATCTCGATATTATCGAGATTATTGTGGCGTTGGCAGATAAACTCGGGATGAGTGCGATCGCAGAAGGTGTAGAGACACAAGAACAACTAGCTATTTTAAGAAAGTTACGCTGCGAATCTGTTCAAGGATACTTTTTCTCTCAGCCTTTGGATAGTTCAAAAGCAGCAGCATTAATTGCTGCAAATCCTCAATGGTGTTAGGAGGCAGGAGGCAGGGGGCAGGGGGCAGGTGAGAAATTACTATTACCAATAACTAATGACAAATGACAAATGACAAATGACAAATGACAAATGACCAATTAATTTAATTTTCCTCGCCGTAGGAGCGAATTAATTCTGCTATAAAAGCAACGACAGCGGAGACTAAAATTAAGATAACGCTGAGAGCATTAATATCAGGTTTTACTCCTGTTCTAATGCGACTAAAAATTTCCATTGGTAAAGTATTAGAACCACTACCAGCAGTGAAACTGGCAATCAGAAAGTCATCTAAACTGAGGACAAAAGCCAACAGACAGCCGGCGACAATCCCAGGCATTAACTGTGGTAATAAGACTTGCATAAAAGCTTGAAAGGGTGTTGCTCCCAAATCTAAGGCTGCTTCTTCTAAATGGGGATTTAAGTGCGTTAATCGTGAAGACACCACCAACCCCACATAAGCTAGACAAAAAACTACATGAGCTGCAATTATTGTCCACAAGCTCAAGGGAACAGCAAAGGCTGCTAAAAAAACTAGCGTAGCGACTGCGATCGCAATATCGGGAATAATCAACGGTAAATAAGCTATACCGCGATAGACATTCTGCA contains:
- a CDS encoding ABC transporter permease, coding for MYLPILVLAFYSFNKSPYSATWQGFTLDWYRQLFSDERIVSALQNSLIVAFSAVAISAVLGTLMAVGLARYRFPLQNVYRGIAYLPLIIPDIAIAVATLVFLAAFAVPLSLWTIIAAHVVFCLAYVGLVVSSRLTHLNPHLEEAALDLGATPFQAFMQVLLPQLMPGIVAGCLLAFVLSLDDFLIASFTAGSGSNTLPMEIFSRIRTGVKPDINALSVILILVSAVVAFIAELIRSYGEEN